A region from the Rufibacter sp. DG15C genome encodes:
- a CDS encoding BrxA/BrxB family bacilliredoxin, whose translation MYPEYMVAPIREDLTSVGFEQLMTPEEVESVLNQKEGTVLVAINSVCGCAASKARPALKMAVASSENKPSKLVTVFAGMEGDAVAKAREFMLPYPPSSPSIALFKDGELVHMIERHHIEGNDLTRIVDSLQGAFEDYCAK comes from the coding sequence ATGTATCCTGAATATATGGTGGCCCCAATCCGGGAAGACCTTACCTCTGTTGGCTTTGAGCAATTGATGACCCCAGAAGAAGTAGAATCTGTCTTGAACCAGAAAGAAGGCACCGTGTTGGTAGCCATCAACTCTGTGTGTGGTTGTGCCGCTTCTAAAGCCCGTCCGGCCCTGAAAATGGCCGTAGCCTCCAGTGAAAACAAGCCTAGCAAATTGGTGACTGTATTTGCCGGCATGGAAGGTGACGCCGTGGCTAAAGCCCGCGAGTTCATGCTACCCTATCCTCCCTCCTCTCCTTCCATCGCTTTGTTTAAGGACGGCGAGCTGGTGCACATGATCGAGCGCCATCACATTGAAGGCAACGACCTGACCAGAATCGTGGACAGCCTGCAAGGCGCCTTTGAAGACTACTGCGCTAAGTAA
- the rpsT gene encoding 30S ribosomal protein S20, whose amino-acid sequence MANHKSAIKRIRSNNAKRLLNRYQAKTTRTFVKRLKNTTDQAEAQELFKTVSGMLDRLAKKNVIHKNKAANNKSKLAKFVNKLAA is encoded by the coding sequence ATGGCTAACCACAAGTCAGCAATAAAGAGAATCAGATCTAACAACGCGAAACGCTTGCTTAACCGTTATCAAGCAAAAACTACTCGTACGTTTGTAAAGCGTTTGAAAAACACCACCGACCAGGCTGAAGCCCAAGAGCTTTTCAAAACTGTGTCTGGTATGCTAGACCGTTTGGCCAAGAAGAACGTGATTCACAAAAACAAAGCGGCTAACAACAAATCTAAGTTGGCCAAGTTTGTAAATAAATTAGCAGCCTAA